The DNA segment AGCTATCTGCGAAAGGTGGTGGTGCGGAAGATCAATGTCAACTGGACGTCGGTCAGAAACGTTTTGGCGCCACTCAATGTCCAGAGTGCAGCGTTGTCTATCAACTGGGTGATCCCGAGGATGAAAATGCTCACTTGAATTATCACAACAGCATACGGACTCTAAAATTTCAGGTATGTTGTGCtcgcaaaaaataaatcactgtagatactatatttaaatatttctgtattcTAGGGATGGAAAAACGAGCGTGTTATACTGGAGGATCCTTTTACTTCAAGTAGAATAATCTTGGTTGAGCCACATGATCCTAAGCAACACTGGAAGAAAGTACTGGAGATATTAGCCGTTGTAGATAGAGATTTGGGACTGGCGGAGATGGATAGTTCAGATTATGAGAGCAAACAagtaaatatatcttatagtcatttttgttgtatattatcaaattaaaaaaacagtttgCTAAAAGAAAGATGCATCTTTTAGATCTATTTGTATGTACGTGAAAAAAGTGTTATCGGAGTATTGGTGGCAGAATATATTGAGAAAGCGTTCCGCATGATTCCCGAATTAATTGAGCTCAATTGCTGCACTGCCGAGAGTACACCTACGAAATGCGGCATAAACGTTGTATGGACCGCAATGAGTCATCGCAAACAGGGTATAGCTACTAAACTCGTTGACATTTTAAGgtaaattatcttattattaatacgatATACAtaccgattttttttcaaagaagtTTGCATTATTTGGATTATCTCTCCCTGTTTGTGTTTTAGAGCAAAGTTCTTTTACGGTTACGTCATGTCGTTGGATGACATAGCGTTCTCAATGCCTACTCCAGGTGGTAAAATCTTTGCTGAGAAATACACGAAAACGAAGAACTTTAAGGTTTACAATTAAATCTGCTATATTTAAGTTCCAACTCggtctaaatattttttgaaccaTTAGCAAaacatctatttatattacacattttattttattttgataatgattgctttgtatctttttataaaacctTTATGGCAGATGTtgataggttttttttttttttttttaattttatgcattaaCTTCAACgagttttaaatgtatatgtttaaattgttacattttacTACATAATTCTAtgcttaacaaaaaaaatgcttttttaaagtcaatagatactaatatataaaaatatttgcgaaatttaagttaatttatatataatagttcaagattaaaaagtatttcgaGATGCATTTAGTGAGTTTATCTTTATTCGATCGAATATGGAAATtcctgtttatttttatatcttatgcgacatatgtataatatatttaacactgagttatcataaaatgttttatatttaaaataatctgtgTTCAATAAAGAAAACTATGAATTgaactaattaaaagtaaaaaacttttattaacaaaactcGAATATTGTACAtgtttcatgaaaaaataataaacgatGTAGTAGCAGAACTTTTATGGAAATTCACCAAATGTCAACTAGCATTCAACATTTAAtacttgtaaacattttaatataaaaaattatatctcgctattgataactaaaataatattgagctgAAATGTTGCTAGTTACAATGTATCCCATTTCACTTGTGTCATGCATACGCATCTTGATAGCATTTCAATAAGACATTTAAactatagtaaattttaaatcgtGTATTTTAACCTAACTggtaactaaaaaaaataaagaaaaataacactGCGTTGTTTTtaggaaattaatttcgtcAAGATTATAGGATTCAATCCTAAAAACAGTATCACAATATTAAACTCTGATAATGAAATTCTTATGTATGACAAAACGTTCAGTTCCTAGCATTATTGGTTGTTTTAAGTCCTACGATAGTTGCGTCTACCGCCGTTACTGTTTCTGTTGCCTCTTAGAAACGATTGATCTGCATCCTTTTTCTGCTTCCATGCCTCATATCTTTCAGCCATTTTATACACTTCCTCAGGTACTTCCTGAAATAGAAAGTATGAATTGAATATGGAAGACTCGtagaaaatgtgaaataattaaaatattccttGTGTGTTTACTAACTTGATTGGCCTCTTCAAGGATATTAATCAGTGCTTTAGCATGATGCCAGTCTTTTCGCGTCATAAAAGTTATACTTTCGCCTGTTCGACCTGCCCGTCCGGTACGGCCGACTCTATGAACGTATTCTTCTATATCCCTTGGGAAGTCATAATTCAGTACATGCCTGAAAATAAGGATATGAAGATTGGTATTGATATCATAAATCTTGAGtaatgtaatgttttaaaaacgtaAAGCTTACGTGACATCTTCAATATCGATTCCTCGACTAGCTACATCAGTCGCGAGAAGAATTTGAACGGATCCAGTTTTCAAATCTTCTAATGCCTGTTCCCTATCTGCTTGTTCTCTGTCACCGTGAATGCTCTGGCAATCGATATTCGATAAAGCCAGATCGCTAGCGATATCGTCCACAGTCGATTTCTTACCAAAAAATACTATCACTTTATCATGAGGTCCCATTTCTTGGAAAAATTGGTGCATCTGTAATACATAGATAatgataatgtaattaaatatgacatctccaaaataatttgtagtaaattaatacatgcgtttataaataacattagagagaagaaatttagaaaataaaatcagaaagataaaaaaaattatcaaaaaattcttatttttcagaaagcattaatactttcatGTACTACTAACCAAATCTGATTTCTCTTCTACATCAACCATATAAATCCTCTGTGTCACAGAGTGGACAGCTGCTAAATCAAGGGATCCAACAAATACTTGAAGCGGATTTTTCATATACGATTGGGCTAAGCGTCTCACACCTTGAGGCCATGTAGCACTGACAAAAGACAaggctttaattaattacaataaatacactgatattatgtatataaatttttaaacattttatagaaGTAAAATAGGagttaaaaacataattaatataaattctgaaAGAGTAAAAAGTTATGAGAACATTTTTCTGTCCTTTAAAAGAGAGAATTTCATTTTAACAAGAACCTTTATTAAAAAGAGCTTATATATACCTTGtcataacggtttgtctatcGGGTCGCACACCCAGGAGAGTTTTACGAATTTGTGGTTCAAAGCCCATGTCCAACATACGATCTGCTTCGTCAAGTATAAGATATGTCACACCCGACACATCTAATATTCCTGCTTGAACCAAGTCGTTTAATCTTCCAGGAGTTGCAATTACTATTTGCACACCTTTTGACACTATATTTACTTGTTCTTTGCGACTTCCGCCACCATATACGCATAcccttaaaataaataattttcgttcAAGCTATATTATACAAAGTAAATGATTACAGCATTTCAAGTAATCTAAAAACATGAAAACGTGTATTACGAAACAAACATACGCCTTAATGCCGTGGTAAGAGTATTTTGCCACTTCCTTTTCGATTTGTAGCGCCAACTCTCTCGTCGGTGCCATAACAAGAACATTTGGCCCAGGACGCTCGTCGCGAGGTGTTAATTGCCCATCAATGTGGATCAAAGCAGGCAGTAAAAAGGCAAGAGTTTTTCCTAAAATTATTCAcccttttttatataaacacatttataatagatcgcaaaataaaaataatcgaaacCTGTTCCAGTTTGTGCTATTCCAATGAGATCGCGACCACTCAGCAAAATAGGCCACGCCTGACATTGTATAGGACTTGGTTTTTCAAAGTTTTGCTTTCGTATTTCTGTAAGGATATCTGGATACGTctgcaatataataaataaagtaatatacatctgctataaaataataaactcgTGTATTCGATCGCTATATTACTTGGAAGGCTTGTTCGAAAGTTTCGACAGGATTTGGTATTTTCATCTCTTCATCGGTGTTGTCTTTGTTTTCAAAAACATGTCTAACTTCTATGTTATTGTTAGTTTTCCTAATATGATCCACTTTCGATGCCGACATATTGGCAACAACCGGATCTtcc comes from the Monomorium pharaonis isolate MP-MQ-018 chromosome 9, ASM1337386v2, whole genome shotgun sequence genome and includes:
- the LOC105839045 gene encoding probable ATP-dependent RNA helicase DDX43, with the translated sequence MNDSWDNDRMSSRRYDRGYDHRRDNRRERDTQFYRRSHKSGDNWQDNASSTHNYENDSYRREHGRISNHSSNDTNGLVMYIDTNSIGRLVGRGGSKIKALESESNAKINIDRNQGENGQTAVTLIGTDDAQQQAKSLIEELLIDRGSMQENEFMRRETDKPDEKNEIDWANFDWSKANEEYEERQKKKWAALAPIIKNFYKEDPVVANMSASKVDHIRKTNNNIEVRHVFENKDNTDEEMKIPNPVETFEQAFQTYPDILTEIRKQNFEKPSPIQCQAWPILLSGRDLIGIAQTGTGKTLAFLLPALIHIDGQLTPRDERPGPNVLVMAPTRELALQIEKEVAKYSYHGIKAVCVYGGGSRKEQVNIVSKGVQIVIATPGRLNDLVQAGILDVSGVTYLILDEADRMLDMGFEPQIRKTLLGVRPDRQTVMTSATWPQGVRRLAQSYMKNPLQVFVGSLDLAAVHSVTQRIYMVDVEEKSDLMHQFFQEMGPHDKVIVFFGKKSTVDDIASDLALSNIDCQSIHGDREQADREQALEDLKTGSVQILLATDVASRGIDIEDVTHVLNYDFPRDIEEYVHRVGRTGRAGRTGESITFMTRKDWHHAKALINILEEANQEVPEEVYKMAERYEAWKQKKDADQSFLRGNRNSNGGRRNYRRT